In Candidatus Bathyarchaeia archaeon, the following are encoded in one genomic region:
- the pfdA gene encoding prefoldin subunit alpha, translating to MANKSEEELRKLSVEIRVLEANAETVQSRINMVNAVITDLSYASMTLEGLEKEKENSELMVPIGGNSYIKARLDNPDKIIVGMGAGVSIEKTLKEAKEIIKKRLENLENTRIALQQQLAQIAERIGEDREKFEALVAALREEKAKKDV from the coding sequence TTGGCGAACAAAAGTGAAGAAGAACTCCGCAAATTAAGCGTAGAAATACGTGTTCTCGAAGCCAACGCAGAAACAGTCCAGTCAAGAATTAACATGGTAAACGCCGTCATAACAGACTTATCCTATGCGAGCATGACACTGGAAGGTCTAGAAAAGGAAAAGGAAAACTCTGAACTCATGGTTCCCATAGGCGGCAACTCCTACATAAAAGCAAGACTTGACAACCCAGACAAAATAATCGTTGGAATGGGTGCTGGAGTATCAATTGAAAAGACATTAAAAGAAGCAAAAGAAATAATCAAAAAGCGCCTTGAAAACTTGGAAAACACGAGAATAGCGCTTCAGCAACAGCTCGCTCAAATAGCTGAAAGAATAGGCGAGGACAGAGAAAAATTTGAAGCTTTAGTGGCAGCGCTCAGAGAGGAGAAAGCCAAAAAAGATGTTTGA
- a CDS encoding 30S ribosomal protein S19e: MVTPHDVPASKLIEKLAEYLKENVETINPPTWANAAKTGSHVQKQPQNPNWWYIRCASLLRKIYVHGPIGIEKLRADYGGRKDFGVKPEHVVKAGGTIIRKALQQLEAAGLVETLKPKGRRITREGRKLLQEIAEELYKNLTKENPELEKYRKGD; encoded by the coding sequence TTGGTAACCCCCCACGACGTCCCAGCATCAAAACTCATCGAAAAACTAGCCGAATACCTAAAAGAAAACGTTGAAACAATAAACCCTCCAACATGGGCAAACGCAGCTAAAACAGGCTCGCACGTTCAAAAGCAACCACAAAACCCTAACTGGTGGTACATTCGCTGCGCATCCCTCCTGAGAAAAATCTACGTTCACGGACCAATAGGAATAGAAAAACTACGAGCAGACTACGGTGGAAGAAAAGATTTCGGAGTCAAACCAGAACACGTAGTCAAAGCAGGTGGAACAATAATAAGAAAAGCCCTACAACAACTGGAAGCCGCAGGTTTGGTTGAAACCTTGAAACCCAAAGGAAGAAGAATAACACGTGAAGGAAGAAAGCTCTTGCAAGAAATCGCCGAAGAACTTTACAAGAACTTAACAAAAGAAAATCCTGAACTAGAAAAGTATAGGAAAGGCGACTGA
- a CDS encoding protein translocase SEC61 complex subunit gamma codes for MGLRSFLSGCARTLKLSVKPGKSELWLSIKICFLGIGAIGLIGFVIKLVSSVLQSSAPATS; via the coding sequence ATGGGTTTAAGGTCGTTCCTTTCAGGATGCGCAAGAACACTGAAGCTATCGGTGAAACCTGGAAAAAGCGAGTTGTGGCTTTCAATAAAAATATGCTTCTTAGGCATAGGAGCCATCGGACTAATCGGTTTCGTCATTAAACTAGTCTCTTCTGTTTTGCAATCAAGCGCGCCTGCAACAAGCTAG
- the ftsY gene encoding signal recognition particle-docking protein FtsY gives MFERLKSGLKGLVNKVTTTELKAENLRPMLSDFKISLVENDVAFPVAERICDEMEKRLDGVQVKRLEDRKKIVEKNLREVLLEVMLTNNKIDFFRAIEEKRKKGEPFVIVFVGINGTGKTTSIAKVARLLNKKGYSVVLACSDTYRAGSIEQLEEHAKRLGIRMIKHEYGADPAAVAYDAISHAKAHGINVVLIDTAGRIQTNRNLMNELAKVKRIVNPDLTILTVDSLTGNDAVMQAEEFHKIVNIDATILTKVDADVKGGSALSVTYVTKKPILFIGVGQTYDDLEEFNPEKFVQMILK, from the coding sequence ATGTTTGAACGGCTTAAATCCGGATTAAAAGGACTTGTAAACAAGGTCACCACAACCGAGCTTAAGGCTGAAAATCTTCGTCCAATGCTTTCTGACTTCAAAATAAGCCTTGTTGAAAACGACGTCGCTTTTCCCGTGGCAGAACGAATATGTGACGAAATGGAAAAACGCTTAGACGGCGTTCAAGTTAAGCGTCTAGAAGACCGCAAGAAAATTGTAGAAAAGAACTTGCGAGAAGTACTTTTAGAAGTTATGCTTACAAATAACAAAATAGACTTTTTTAGGGCAATTGAAGAAAAACGAAAAAAAGGCGAGCCTTTCGTGATAGTTTTTGTTGGAATAAATGGCACTGGAAAAACTACATCAATTGCCAAAGTTGCACGCCTACTGAATAAAAAAGGTTACTCTGTTGTTCTTGCGTGCAGCGACACATACAGAGCTGGCTCCATTGAACAGTTAGAAGAACATGCAAAACGTTTAGGGATACGAATGATTAAGCACGAGTATGGTGCGGATCCTGCTGCAGTAGCCTACGACGCTATAAGCCATGCTAAGGCTCACGGAATAAACGTTGTTTTAATAGACACAGCAGGTAGGATACAGACAAACAGAAACTTGATGAATGAACTTGCAAAGGTAAAACGAATTGTTAATCCAGACCTCACCATTTTAACTGTGGATTCGCTTACTGGAAACGACGCTGTAATGCAAGCCGAGGAATTTCACAAAATCGTGAACATAGACGCGACAATACTAACTAAGGTTGATGCTGATGTTAAAGGCGGATCAGCCCTCAGCGTCACTTATGTAACAAAAAAGCCGATTCTTTTCATTGGTGTTGGACAAACCTATGATGATTTGGAAGAATTTAACCCAGAAAAATTTGTGCAAATGATTTTAAAATAG
- a CDS encoding DNA-binding protein — MSDEDELEELRRRKLLALQQKLTEEQRQEQLQQQLELQKQALLRKILTPEARQRLTNLKMVRPDFTEQLELQLIQLAQAGKLPIPLSDEQLKQLLIQLQTHKRETKIRRI, encoded by the coding sequence ATGTCAGATGAAGACGAGCTCGAGGAGCTTCGCAGAAGAAAACTTTTGGCTTTACAACAAAAACTTACAGAAGAACAGAGACAAGAACAACTACAGCAGCAGTTGGAACTGCAAAAGCAAGCATTACTAAGAAAAATATTAACTCCGGAAGCAAGACAAAGACTAACAAACCTAAAAATGGTCCGACCAGACTTCACGGAACAGCTAGAACTACAGCTAATCCAACTGGCGCAAGCAGGAAAGCTGCCCATACCCTTATCAGATGAACAATTAAAACAGTTACTCATCCAACTTCAAACCCACAAGCGAGAAACAAAAATAAGGAGAATATAA
- a CDS encoding ester cyclase: MSLEENKAIVRALFEAINKQNLALLDELMAPDFVLHMHAQQMKGWEVNRQVVEGEIKAFPDLYVAIEDIIAEGDKVCVRLQETGTHRGEYHGLAPTGNKLSYTVIAIWRIFEGKIVEGWIVYDQMDFLKQLGVIEWEGFPDKVM; this comes from the coding sequence ATGTCATTGGAAGAGAATAAGGCGATTGTTCGTGCGCTGTTTGAAGCTATTAATAAGCAGAACTTAGCTTTGCTGGACGAGTTGATGGCACCTGATTTTGTTCTGCATATGCATGCCCAACAAATGAAGGGATGGGAAGTTAATAGACAAGTCGTAGAGGGTGAAATCAAGGCTTTTCCCGATTTATATGTAGCTATTGAAGACATAATCGCTGAGGGGGACAAGGTTTGTGTTCGTCTTCAAGAAACTGGAACACATAGAGGCGAATACCATGGATTAGCCCCAACAGGCAATAAACTCTCATACACGGTTATTGCTATCTGGCGTATCTTTGAGGGCAAGATTGTAGAAGGATGGATAGTCTATGACCAAATGGATTTCCTCAAACAACTCGGCGTCATCGAATGGGAAGGATTTCCCGATAAAGTCATGTAA
- a CDS encoding 50S ribosomal protein L31e encodes MKEENEEKPKTKEEHEELPETSKEEETKEATEETIEEVESEIEEETTEEPKEAEVKAEEKIEETVEAEKETLTTEEEKEAKPEKEEKREEEEIVEERIYTIPLSRAWIAPPRKRAPRAIRIIKSFVTKHMKLEARKEGEEEEEPKRLILDNKVNEAIWSRGIEKPPRKIRIRAAKDKEGNVTVYLAEGD; translated from the coding sequence TTGAAAGAAGAAAACGAAGAAAAACCAAAAACCAAAGAAGAACACGAAGAGTTACCCGAAACTTCGAAAGAAGAAGAAACCAAAGAAGCAACAGAGGAAACCATTGAAGAAGTTGAAAGCGAAATAGAAGAGGAAACAACAGAAGAACCTAAAGAAGCCGAAGTAAAAGCAGAAGAAAAAATAGAAGAAACAGTTGAAGCAGAAAAAGAAACATTAACGACAGAAGAGGAAAAAGAGGCAAAACCCGAAAAAGAAGAAAAACGCGAAGAAGAGGAAATAGTTGAAGAACGAATCTACACCATTCCATTAAGCAGAGCATGGATTGCCCCGCCACGAAAAAGAGCACCAAGAGCTATCAGAATAATCAAAAGCTTTGTGACAAAACACATGAAACTTGAAGCACGCAAAGAAGGAGAAGAGGAAGAAGAACCTAAAAGATTAATCCTTGATAACAAAGTAAACGAAGCTATTTGGAGCAGAGGTATAGAAAAGCCCCCCAGAAAAATTCGAATAAGAGCTGCAAAAGACAAAGAAGGCAACGTTACAGTTTATTTGGCTGAAGGAGATTAA
- a CDS encoding 50S ribosomal protein L11, whose product MGEKKVIELLVSGGQATAGPPLGPALGPLGVNVLVIVNKINELTKDYSGMKVPVKVSVDPETKDFEVSVGTPTASALIVSELKVEKGSGAPNTQKIGNLSMEQIIRIAKIKREELLAKNLKLAAKEILGSCVSMGVTVEGKDPREIQREIDEGKYDEIFSKS is encoded by the coding sequence ATGGGCGAAAAAAAGGTAATAGAACTACTCGTAAGCGGAGGACAAGCAACCGCTGGACCACCTTTAGGTCCCGCTCTTGGTCCTTTAGGCGTGAATGTTCTTGTCATTGTGAACAAAATAAACGAACTAACCAAAGACTATTCTGGAATGAAGGTTCCCGTGAAAGTTAGTGTTGACCCTGAAACTAAAGATTTTGAAGTTAGCGTTGGAACCCCAACAGCATCGGCGTTGATTGTTAGCGAACTTAAAGTAGAGAAAGGTTCTGGTGCTCCTAATACGCAAAAAATTGGAAACCTCTCAATGGAACAGATTATTCGCATAGCAAAAATCAAACGCGAAGAGCTCTTAGCAAAAAATCTAAAATTAGCTGCAAAGGAAATCCTAGGCAGCTGTGTTAGCATGGGCGTTACTGTGGAGGGCAAGGATCCGCGTGAGATACAACGAGAAATTGATGAAGGCAAATATGACGAAATATTTAGTAAGAGTTAA
- a CDS encoding transcription elongation factor Spt5 yields the protein MEKKEETFPTKIFAVKTTTGQEKNVAKLVAAKVEMNKIPIKAILVPEALRGYVFMEAEGPHMVEEAIAGIRHVRSRVPGVVSFAEIERYIVRKPVIEELSENDIVEVTGGPFKGMRAKITRIDKTKAEVTLELLEATFTLPITVHSDYVKLVEKAKTEGGET from the coding sequence ATGGAGAAAAAGGAAGAAACATTTCCAACGAAGATTTTTGCAGTAAAAACGACAACTGGACAAGAAAAAAACGTAGCTAAACTTGTTGCCGCAAAAGTTGAGATGAACAAAATACCAATAAAAGCCATTCTAGTGCCCGAAGCCTTGAGAGGATACGTATTCATGGAGGCAGAAGGCCCACATATGGTTGAAGAGGCAATAGCTGGAATAAGACACGTACGTTCACGAGTTCCAGGTGTTGTGAGCTTCGCTGAAATTGAGAGATACATCGTGAGAAAGCCGGTGATTGAAGAATTAAGTGAAAACGACATCGTTGAAGTGACTGGTGGACCCTTTAAGGGTATGCGTGCAAAAATTACTCGTATCGATAAGACTAAAGCTGAAGTAACGCTTGAGTTGTTGGAAGCAACTTTCACTTTGCCAATCACTGTTCATTCCGACTACGTAAAATTAGTTGAAAAAGCAAAAACAGAAGGCGGTGAAACATAA
- the rpl18a gene encoding 50S ribosomal protein L18Ae, giving the protein MKVFRVSGEIQKPNLKTSFKKEVVAMKPEHAIEKVYTELGSKHRVKRYHIKIANVEEIQPQDIENPLLKKLVVGEEELGEQK; this is encoded by the coding sequence ATGAAGGTTTTCAGAGTATCCGGCGAAATTCAAAAGCCAAACTTGAAAACTTCGTTCAAAAAAGAAGTTGTGGCAATGAAGCCAGAACATGCTATCGAAAAGGTTTATACAGAATTAGGAAGTAAACACCGCGTGAAACGTTACCACATAAAAATAGCAAATGTAGAAGAAATTCAACCTCAAGACATCGAGAATCCGCTATTGAAAAAACTTGTTGTTGGAGAAGAGGAACTTGGCGAACAAAAGTGA
- a CDS encoding DEAD/DEAH box helicase, whose protein sequence is MQIQNFKDLPLSMEVLKSIEELGFHNLFPIQAQAITPLLEGKDVIGQAQTGTGKTAAFGVPMVERLNPKDRNVQGLVLVPTRELAVQVAEHISHLGKYARLKVLPVYGGEPVGKQIRALEQGVQIVVGTPGRIIDLLKRRILNLSSVKTVVLDEADRMLDMGFIDDIEYILARVPSNRQTSLFSATIDQSVMKICNKYMKNPEKILVSKDEIALTQISQYFMVVNPHDKFETLCNILNENHINRAIIFCKTRTDTSTLADKLRTRGYDAKPLHAGFTQPQRDFVINSFRNGKLKLLVATDVAARGLDIQGVTHIINYDVPLDALVYFHRIGRTARVGREGIAITLVGYGELAEFNNIRALTKTTIEELQ, encoded by the coding sequence ATGCAAATACAAAACTTTAAAGACCTACCATTGAGCATGGAGGTTTTAAAAAGCATTGAAGAGCTTGGATTCCATAATCTTTTTCCAATTCAAGCTCAAGCCATAACACCGCTGCTTGAAGGCAAAGATGTTATTGGACAAGCGCAAACAGGAACCGGCAAGACTGCAGCTTTCGGAGTTCCAATGGTTGAACGATTGAATCCGAAAGATAGAAATGTGCAGGGTTTGGTGTTAGTGCCAACCCGCGAGCTTGCTGTCCAAGTCGCAGAGCACATTAGCCACCTAGGAAAGTATGCACGATTAAAAGTTTTGCCGGTTTATGGAGGAGAACCAGTAGGAAAGCAGATACGCGCGTTGGAACAAGGCGTCCAAATCGTTGTTGGCACACCAGGCCGCATAATCGACTTGCTTAAACGCCGCATTCTAAATCTTTCTTCAGTGAAGACTGTAGTTCTTGATGAAGCGGATAGAATGCTTGACATGGGATTCATAGACGACATCGAATACATACTTGCGAGAGTGCCGTCAAACAGACAGACAAGCCTTTTCTCAGCGACAATAGACCAGTCAGTAATGAAAATATGTAATAAGTACATGAAAAACCCAGAAAAGATACTCGTAAGCAAAGATGAAATAGCCCTCACGCAGATAAGCCAATATTTCATGGTTGTAAACCCTCACGACAAATTCGAAACCCTCTGCAACATCTTAAACGAAAACCACATAAACCGCGCAATAATATTCTGCAAAACACGCACAGACACAAGCACCCTCGCAGACAAACTAAGAACCAGAGGATACGACGCAAAACCACTACATGCCGGTTTCACGCAGCCTCAAAGAGATTTCGTAATAAATTCTTTCAGAAACGGAAAACTGAAGTTGCTTGTTGCAACGGATGTTGCCGCAAGAGGCTTGGATATTCAAGGAGTAACACATATAATAAATTATGATGTTCCACTGGATGCACTAGTCTATTTTCACAGAATCGGTCGTACAGCCAGAGTAGGACGCGAAGGAATAGCCATAACGCTTGTAGGCTACGGAGAACTTGCAGAGTTCAATAACATAAGAGCCTTAACTAAAACCACCATAGAAGAACTACAATGA
- a CDS encoding D-aminoacyl-tRNA deacylase has translation MILIVTSNKDVASQNITEQILQHYSFEKTAETFQQNPIYEANLDHKKVQIVTLNNESVYAQNITDFFPNSELILFVSRHSSISGTPTLSVHTPGNLGEAELGGLPRKVSVSPANVMRDALKAMARLRNAMRLNYEVSYECTHHGPSLDVPTMFVELGSSPKQWNDLKAAEAIAHSTIEAISCFGNSQAKTVMGIGGPHYNNKFTKLALEQEIAFGHIIPKYAFPNIDSTILNQCRERTLEKVEFAILDWKGIKGEHKPKLIEILEEIALPFEKF, from the coding sequence ATGATTTTGATTGTTACTTCAAACAAGGATGTGGCAAGTCAAAACATCACAGAACAAATACTGCAACACTATTCTTTCGAGAAAACCGCAGAAACTTTTCAGCAAAACCCAATTTACGAAGCCAACTTAGACCATAAAAAAGTCCAAATTGTAACATTAAACAACGAATCTGTTTATGCACAAAACATAACTGATTTTTTCCCAAATTCCGAACTCATACTCTTCGTCTCAAGACACAGCAGCATTAGTGGCACTCCCACGTTGTCCGTGCACACTCCAGGCAACCTAGGCGAAGCAGAGTTAGGCGGGCTTCCCAGAAAAGTTTCAGTTTCTCCAGCAAATGTCATGCGTGATGCTTTAAAAGCTATGGCACGCTTACGAAATGCAATGCGGCTTAACTATGAAGTTTCTTATGAATGTACGCATCATGGGCCATCTTTAGATGTGCCAACAATGTTTGTTGAGCTTGGCAGTTCACCTAAACAATGGAACGACTTGAAGGCTGCAGAAGCTATAGCGCACTCGACAATAGAAGCCATTTCATGCTTCGGCAATTCTCAAGCAAAGACTGTCATGGGAATTGGCGGACCACACTACAACAACAAATTCACCAAACTGGCACTTGAACAAGAAATAGCGTTTGGACACATAATTCCTAAATACGCTTTTCCAAACATAGATTCGACGATTCTAAATCAATGCAGAGAAAGAACCTTAGAAAAGGTTGAGTTTGCAATTTTGGACTGGAAAGGAATAAAAGGTGAACATAAACCAAAACTGATTGAGATTCTTGAAGAAATAGCTCTTCCGTTTGAAAAATTTTAG
- a CDS encoding radical SAM protein — translation MTKKLLLINPVNTSRVGLTVNPSSRFQPLGLGIIAALTPCDWKVEIVDENFTSFSFQEADLVGLTAFTANVCRAYEISSLYRKRGIPTVLGGIHASMCPEEALQYADAIVIGEAESVWADVISDFEAGKMQEIYKGDWLDLQEMPQPRRDLFHPNYMFGSVQTSRGCPMNCEFCSVTVFNGHKYRKRPVEMVLDELQTIPQKMVFFVDDNIIGFGKEDEERAIALFKGMIKRGVKKDWFCQASINFASNDEVLEYAAKSGCRMVFLGLEAEKTDALEEVNKRMNLKVGVDAYEETFRRINKHGIAVLGAFIYGMDGDTPEKLHQRTRYILKSGIDVMQVTYLTPLPGTKTFNKLKSEGRLLYTNFPSDWVHYDMTEATYKPLSMSPEELTKAMQESTRQLYSHWAIRRKFMKTWCATKNFTTAMWAYTSNKNYRNVAFGRENRYKN, via the coding sequence ATGACAAAGAAATTGTTGCTTATCAATCCAGTTAACACCAGCCGCGTAGGGTTAACAGTGAATCCAAGCTCTCGCTTTCAACCATTAGGGCTGGGAATAATTGCCGCATTGACGCCTTGTGATTGGAAGGTCGAAATTGTTGATGAAAATTTCACTTCTTTTAGTTTTCAAGAAGCCGATTTAGTAGGTTTAACAGCTTTTACGGCAAATGTTTGCAGAGCGTATGAGATTTCTAGCCTTTACAGAAAAAGAGGAATACCGACTGTGCTGGGCGGAATTCACGCTTCAATGTGCCCAGAGGAAGCTTTGCAATATGCAGACGCCATCGTAATTGGCGAAGCAGAAAGTGTTTGGGCTGACGTCATTTCCGATTTTGAAGCAGGCAAAATGCAAGAAATCTACAAAGGAGACTGGTTGGATTTGCAGGAGATGCCTCAACCCCGCCGTGACTTGTTCCATCCAAACTACATGTTCGGTTCAGTTCAGACCTCACGAGGATGCCCAATGAATTGCGAATTCTGTTCTGTCACAGTCTTCAACGGTCATAAATATCGCAAGCGCCCTGTGGAAATGGTTCTGGATGAGCTCCAAACGATTCCTCAAAAAATGGTTTTCTTTGTAGATGACAACATTATCGGCTTTGGCAAAGAGGATGAGGAACGAGCTATCGCTTTGTTTAAGGGAATGATTAAACGCGGCGTTAAGAAGGATTGGTTCTGTCAAGCATCCATTAACTTTGCTAGCAATGATGAAGTGTTGGAATACGCGGCGAAGAGTGGTTGCCGCATGGTGTTTCTCGGATTGGAAGCTGAGAAGACAGACGCACTAGAAGAAGTGAACAAAAGAATGAACCTGAAAGTGGGAGTGGACGCGTATGAAGAAACGTTCCGTCGCATTAATAAGCATGGTATTGCTGTACTTGGAGCTTTCATCTATGGAATGGACGGCGACACGCCAGAAAAGTTACACCAACGTACCCGCTACATTCTAAAATCCGGAATTGACGTGATGCAAGTAACTTATTTGACGCCTTTGCCAGGAACCAAAACATTTAACAAACTTAAAAGTGAAGGGCGACTGCTTTACACCAATTTCCCGTCTGACTGGGTTCATTACGACATGACTGAAGCTACCTACAAGCCTCTCTCGATGAGCCCAGAAGAACTCACAAAAGCCATGCAAGAAAGCACTCGCCAACTTTACAGTCACTGGGCAATTCGAAGAAAATTCATGAAGACATGGTGTGCCACTAAAAACTTTACAACAGCAATGTGGGCTTACACCTCCAACAAAAACTATCGCAATGTAGCTTTTGGAAGAGAAAACAGATACAAGAATTAG
- a CDS encoding 50S ribosomal protein L39e, which translates to MARNKPTAKKRRLAKAGKQKKAVPSWIMAKTAGKFRTHPKRRQWRTRKIRA; encoded by the coding sequence ATGGCGCGAAACAAACCAACAGCAAAAAAACGAAGATTAGCAAAAGCGGGAAAACAGAAAAAAGCTGTCCCATCATGGATAATGGCTAAAACAGCAGGAAAATTCAGGACACACCCAAAAAGAAGACAATGGAGAACCAGAAAGATAAGAGCATAG
- a CDS encoding translation initiation factor IF-6 encodes MAIYLSTIVGSVSIGVYSLATDKIVIVPRIVPLKKAERLREWLKVKLVHTTIGGSILVGSLACANSNGILLPHFIKEEELDTIKSTFDGNITIMETKKTAYGNLVLTNDHGAIVDPRLKTPEIQKISETLGVEVVAGEIAGLPYVGSLGVATNKGVLVHPMLKDSERKLLEEVLKVPVEVGTINCGIPYVGTGLIGNSYAAVAGAMTTGPEMFIIGNALDVVKEETA; translated from the coding sequence TTGGCAATTTACCTGTCCACAATCGTTGGAAGCGTAAGCATAGGCGTTTATTCGCTTGCAACAGATAAGATAGTTATAGTTCCCAGAATTGTTCCTCTAAAAAAAGCTGAACGGCTTCGTGAATGGTTGAAAGTCAAACTAGTACATACAACTATTGGTGGTTCAATCTTAGTCGGCTCGCTTGCATGTGCAAACTCAAATGGAATTTTGCTTCCCCATTTCATTAAGGAAGAAGAACTTGACACCATAAAATCCACGTTCGATGGAAACATCACCATCATGGAGACAAAGAAAACCGCATATGGAAACTTGGTTCTAACAAATGACCATGGAGCAATCGTTGACCCAAGATTAAAAACGCCGGAAATTCAGAAAATCTCAGAAACATTAGGCGTTGAAGTTGTAGCTGGCGAAATTGCTGGATTACCTTATGTAGGCTCGCTTGGAGTTGCAACTAACAAAGGTGTTTTGGTTCATCCGATGTTGAAGGATTCTGAACGTAAACTTTTGGAAGAAGTGTTAAAGGTTCCGGTTGAAGTTGGCACCATTAATTGTGGCATACCTTACGTTGGTACTGGTTTAATCGGTAACAGTTATGCAGCTGTGGCTGGAGCTATGACAACTGGACCCGAGATGTTTATAATTGGGAACGCACTGGATGTTGTGAAGGAGGAAACTGCATGA
- a CDS encoding YhbY family RNA-binding protein, which produces MSKLSAGAKRRIKHKLSKEKPTIWIGKSGASQELLKEIEKQLDKKEMLKIKLLKTALGENEAKQIAQQIAEQTQAELVEVRGHTFILYKHHKK; this is translated from the coding sequence ATGAGCAAACTCAGCGCAGGCGCCAAACGCCGCATCAAACACAAACTAAGCAAAGAAAAACCCACAATATGGATTGGCAAAAGCGGAGCTTCGCAAGAGCTTTTAAAAGAAATCGAAAAGCAACTTGACAAAAAAGAAATGCTAAAAATTAAACTGTTAAAAACCGCATTAGGAGAAAACGAAGCAAAACAAATCGCACAGCAAATAGCAGAACAAACACAAGCAGAACTAGTCGAAGTTAGAGGCCACACATTCATCCTTTACAAGCACCACAAAAAGTGA
- a CDS encoding ornithine carbamoyltransferase, producing the protein MHLINFKELTGKQLEEIIDRAIEVKSNPQKYRTALEGKSLAMIFQKTSTRTRVSFEVAMTQLGGHALYIDWRTTNFALADIYDEVQYLSRNVDCIMARLLKNADLQVMAKASRVPVINGCDEKYHPSQAVADLMTVKEKKGKLKGAKLVYIGIHNNVCNSLIEGCTKTGVKITTVTPIFNEPSRDEELLENARKTGLWETTLDVKKAVEDADFVYTDTWVDMEFFLDPKFAAEKEKRVKLMMPYQINKELLKKSNAYIMHDMPIHRGYEISADVIESPKSVIYEQSENRLYSAKAIILKLLKKQ; encoded by the coding sequence ATGCACTTAATCAATTTTAAGGAGCTAACTGGTAAGCAACTCGAAGAGATTATTGACAGAGCCATAGAAGTCAAGAGTAACCCGCAAAAATATCGCACTGCGCTGGAAGGCAAGTCTTTAGCTATGATTTTTCAAAAAACTTCTACCCGAACTCGTGTTTCTTTTGAGGTTGCAATGACTCAGCTTGGCGGTCACGCGCTCTACATAGATTGGAGAACAACAAACTTTGCCCTTGCAGACATTTACGATGAAGTGCAATATTTGTCGCGTAATGTTGATTGTATAATGGCGAGATTGCTGAAAAACGCTGACTTACAAGTTATGGCTAAGGCTTCACGCGTTCCAGTAATAAATGGATGTGACGAAAAATATCATCCAAGCCAAGCAGTAGCAGATTTGATGACAGTGAAAGAGAAAAAAGGAAAGCTAAAAGGTGCAAAATTGGTTTACATAGGCATTCACAACAATGTCTGTAACTCGCTTATTGAAGGATGCACAAAAACTGGAGTAAAAATAACCACGGTGACGCCGATATTCAACGAGCCCTCAAGAGACGAAGAACTTTTGGAAAATGCAAGGAAGACTGGACTTTGGGAAACTACTTTGGATGTTAAGAAAGCGGTTGAGGACGCGGATTTTGTTTATACAGATACTTGGGTTGACATGGAATTCTTTTTGGACCCTAAATTTGCAGCAGAAAAAGAAAAACGCGTAAAACTTATGATGCCTTACCAAATAAACAAGGAGTTACTAAAGAAAAGCAATGCCTACATAATGCATGACATGCCCATCCACAGAGGATACGAAATCAGTGCAGATGTCATTGAAAGCCCAAAGTCAGTTATATATGAACAAAGCGAAAATAGGCTTTACTCGGCAAAGGCAATAATACTAAAACTATTGAAAAAACAGTAA
- a CDS encoding ribonuclease P: protein MHDNTKRIATQRIHTLFRLAKETFHDNPQLAQRYVNIARKIAMAAKIRLPTEYKRQICKHCKSFILPGVNCRVRIKQQREPHLVITCLNCGNQMRIPLKNKKKEKTKT from the coding sequence ATGCACGACAACACAAAACGCATCGCAACACAACGCATCCACACACTCTTCCGTTTAGCAAAAGAAACCTTCCACGACAACCCACAACTAGCACAACGCTACGTAAACATAGCAAGAAAAATAGCCATGGCAGCCAAAATCCGCTTACCCACAGAATACAAACGACAGATATGCAAACATTGTAAAAGCTTTATCCTACCAGGCGTAAATTGTCGTGTGCGCATAAAACAGCAAAGAGAACCACACCTAGTAATAACATGCCTCAATTGCGGTAACCAAATGCGCATACCACTAAAAAACAAGAAAAAGGAGAAAACAAAAACATGA